A DNA window from Paramormyrops kingsleyae isolate MSU_618 chromosome 10, PKINGS_0.4, whole genome shotgun sequence contains the following coding sequences:
- the LOC111835424 gene encoding aurora kinase B-like: MQNKENQEPKGIQGEFKKPTGVMGPQRVLRYPTMAAGEKDPGFAASTSVTGTNQNIKFSIKNFDIGRPLGKGKFGNVYLARERKLNFIVALKVLFKSQIEKEGVEHQLRREIEIQSHLRHPNILRFYNYFHDRTRVFLILEYAPRGEMYKELQRCGRFDDQRTATYMEELSDALQYCHEQKVIHRDIKPENLLLGFRGELKIADFGWSVHAPSLRRRTMCGTLDYLPPEMIEGHTHNEKVDLWCIGVLCYECLVGNPPFETSSHTETYRRITKVDLKFPNVISDGARDLISKLLRHSPSARLSLQGVMNHPWVRANSRRVLPPVYTPKKA; the protein is encoded by the exons ATGCAG AATAAAGAGAATCAGGAACCCAAAGGGATCCAGGGAGAG TTCAAGAAGCCAACGGGAGTGATGGGTCCACAGCGAGTGTTGCGGTACCCGACCATGGCAGCCGGTGAAAAGG ATCCTGGCTTTGCGGCATCGACTTCTGTTACTGGCACAAACCAAAACAT AAAGTTTTCTATTAAGAACTTTGACATTGGTCGGCCACTGGGTAAGGGCAAGTTTGGGAATGTCTACCTGGCTCGCGAGCGCAAGCTGAACTTCATTGTGGCGCTGAAGGTTCTGTTCAAGTCCCAGATTGAGAAGGAGGGGGTGGAGCATCAGCTCCGGCGGGAGATTGAGATCCAGTCCCACCTCAG acaccccaacaTCCTACGCTTCTATAACTACTTCCATGACCGAACACGGGTGTTCTTGATTCTGGAGTATGCCCCAAGGGGCGAGATGTACAAGGAGCTGCAGCGGTGCGGCCGTTTCGATGACCAGCGCACTGCTACA TACATGGAGGAGTTGTCCGATGCACTGCAATATTGCCATGAGCAGAAGGTCATTCATCGGGACATCAAGCCTGAAAACCTCCTGCTCGGTTTTCGTGGGGAGCTAAAGATTGCCGATTTCGGTTGGTCGGTCCACGCACCATCCCTGCG GCGGCGAACAATGTGTGGAACACTGGACTACCTTCCACCCGAGATGATTGAGGGGCACACCCACAATGAGAAGGTGGACCTGTGGTGCATCGGCGTGCTTTGTTACGAGTGCTTGGTGGGCAACCCCCCCTTTGAGACCTCCAGCCACACAGAGACCTACAGACGCATCACCAAG GTGGACCTGAAGTTCCCCAACGTGATTTCAGACGGAGCCCGGGACCTGATCTCCAAGCTGCTACGCCACAGCCCCTCTGCACGACTCTCACTGCAAGGCGTCATGAACCACCCCTGGGTGCGGGCCAACTCCCGCAGAGTCCTCCCTCCTGTTTACACACCCAAGAAGGCCTAG
- the tmem107 gene encoding transmembrane protein 107 isoform X4 produces the protein MFTKTRSRENKFIVIATCRRHALGNVICCLLVGVLPSEVAGFITMSAIHSLVPARFLTLTAHLVIVITIFWSRDNNVRACLPLDFSQDEYRSQDTQLVVALSVTLGLFAIELAGFFSGVSMFNSTQSLLSLAAHCSASVCLSFFVFQQWECWTYWFVFTFCSALPALMEILLFVSVFALKKKPL, from the exons ATGTTTACTAAAACAAGATCTCGCGAGAACAAATTCATTGTTATAGCAACGTGTCGGCGTCATGCTCTTGGAAACGTTATATGCTGCTTGCTTGTTGGAGTATTGCC TTCCGAAGTCGCGGGATTTATCACCATGTCGGCAATCCATAGCCTGGTCCCAGCCCGATTCCTCACGCTCACAGCCCACCTGGTCATCGTAATCACCATCTTCTGGTCCAGG GACAACAATGTCCGGGCCTGCCTGCCTCTGGACTTCAGTCAGGATGAATACAGGAGCCAGGACACGCA ATTGGTGGTTGCATTGTCTGTGACCCTTGGCCTGTTTGCCATTGAGTTGGCAGGATTCTTCTCTGGAGTATCTATGTTCAACAGCACCCAGAGCCTTCTCT CACTGGCTGCCCACTGCAGCGCCTCCGTGTGCCTGTCTTTCTTCGTCTTTCAGCAGTGGGAGTGCTGGACGTATTGGTTTGTGTTCACCTTCTGCAG TGCTCTCCCTGCATTAATGGAAATCCTCCTCTTCGTTTCTGTCTTCGCCCTGAAAAAGAAGCCACTGTAA
- the tmem107 gene encoding transmembrane protein 107 isoform X5 → MFTKTRSRENKFIVIATCRRHALGNVICCLLVGVLPSEVAGFITMSAIHSLVPARFLTLTAHLVIVITIFWSRDNNVRACLPLDFSQDEYRSQDTQLVVALSVTLGLFAIELAGFFSGVSMFNSTQSLLSIAAHASASVALLFFLFEQWSCAIYWWIFGFCSALPALMEILLFVSVFALKKKPL, encoded by the exons ATGTTTACTAAAACAAGATCTCGCGAGAACAAATTCATTGTTATAGCAACGTGTCGGCGTCATGCTCTTGGAAACGTTATATGCTGCTTGCTTGTTGGAGTATTGCC TTCCGAAGTCGCGGGATTTATCACCATGTCGGCAATCCATAGCCTGGTCCCAGCCCGATTCCTCACGCTCACAGCCCACCTGGTCATCGTAATCACCATCTTCTGGTCCAGG GACAACAATGTCCGGGCCTGCCTGCCTCTGGACTTCAGTCAGGATGAATACAGGAGCCAGGACACGCA ATTGGTGGTTGCATTGTCTGTGACCCTTGGCCTGTTTGCCATTGAGTTGGCAGGATTCTTCTCTGGAGTATCTATGTTCAACAGCACCCAGAGCCTTCTCT CCATCGCAGCCCATGCCAGTGCATCTGTTGCACTACTCTTCTTTCTCTTTGAGCAGTGGAGTTGTGCCATCTACTGGTGGATCTTTGGCTTCTGCAG TGCTCTCCCTGCATTAATGGAAATCCTCCTCTTCGTTTCTGTCTTCGCCCTGAAAAAGAAGCCACTGTAA
- the tmem107 gene encoding transmembrane protein 107 isoform X1 yields MFTKTRSRENKFIVIATCRRHALGNVICCLLVGVLPSEVAGFITMSAIHSLVPARFLTLTAHLVIVITIFWSRDNNVRACLPLDFSQDEYRSQDTQLVVALSVTLGLFAIELAGFFSGVSMFNSTQSLLSIAAHASASVALLFFLFEQWSCAIYWWIFGFCRLVSLTFYVYVWPSCNAPWFSIPDSPFLSALAAHCSASVCLSFFVFQQWECWTYWFVFTFCSALPALMEILLFVSVFALKKKPL; encoded by the exons ATGTTTACTAAAACAAGATCTCGCGAGAACAAATTCATTGTTATAGCAACGTGTCGGCGTCATGCTCTTGGAAACGTTATATGCTGCTTGCTTGTTGGAGTATTGCC TTCCGAAGTCGCGGGATTTATCACCATGTCGGCAATCCATAGCCTGGTCCCAGCCCGATTCCTCACGCTCACAGCCCACCTGGTCATCGTAATCACCATCTTCTGGTCCAGG GACAACAATGTCCGGGCCTGCCTGCCTCTGGACTTCAGTCAGGATGAATACAGGAGCCAGGACACGCA ATTGGTGGTTGCATTGTCTGTGACCCTTGGCCTGTTTGCCATTGAGTTGGCAGGATTCTTCTCTGGAGTATCTATGTTCAACAGCACCCAGAGCCTTCTCT CCATCGCAGCCCATGCCAGTGCATCTGTTGCACTACTCTTCTTTCTCTTTGAGCAGTGGAGTTGTGCCATCTACTGGTGGATCTTTGGCTTCTGCAGGTTAGTGTCACTCACCTTTTATGTATATGTTTGGCCATCCTGCAATGCACCATGGTTTTCCATCCCTGACTCGCCTTTCCTGTCAGCACTGGCTGCCCACTGCAGCGCCTCCGTGTGCCTGTCTTTCTTCGTCTTTCAGCAGTGGGAGTGCTGGACGTATTGGTTTGTGTTCACCTTCTGCAG TGCTCTCCCTGCATTAATGGAAATCCTCCTCTTCGTTTCTGTCTTCGCCCTGAAAAAGAAGCCACTGTAA
- the tmem107 gene encoding transmembrane protein 107 isoform X3: protein MSAIHSLVPARFLTLTAHLVIVITIFWSRDNNVRACLPLDFSQDEYRSQDTQLVVALSVTLGLFAIELAGFFSGVSMFNSTQSLLSIAAHASASVALLFFLFEQWSCAIYWWIFGFCRLVSLTFYVYVWPSCNAPWFSIPDSPFLSALAAHCSASVCLSFFVFQQWECWTYWFVFTFCSALPALMEILLFVSVFALKKKPL, encoded by the exons ATGTCGGCAATCCATAGCCTGGTCCCAGCCCGATTCCTCACGCTCACAGCCCACCTGGTCATCGTAATCACCATCTTCTGGTCCAGG GACAACAATGTCCGGGCCTGCCTGCCTCTGGACTTCAGTCAGGATGAATACAGGAGCCAGGACACGCA ATTGGTGGTTGCATTGTCTGTGACCCTTGGCCTGTTTGCCATTGAGTTGGCAGGATTCTTCTCTGGAGTATCTATGTTCAACAGCACCCAGAGCCTTCTCT CCATCGCAGCCCATGCCAGTGCATCTGTTGCACTACTCTTCTTTCTCTTTGAGCAGTGGAGTTGTGCCATCTACTGGTGGATCTTTGGCTTCTGCAGGTTAGTGTCACTCACCTTTTATGTATATGTTTGGCCATCCTGCAATGCACCATGGTTTTCCATCCCTGACTCGCCTTTCCTGTCAGCACTGGCTGCCCACTGCAGCGCCTCCGTGTGCCTGTCTTTCTTCGTCTTTCAGCAGTGGGAGTGCTGGACGTATTGGTTTGTGTTCACCTTCTGCAG TGCTCTCCCTGCATTAATGGAAATCCTCCTCTTCGTTTCTGTCTTCGCCCTGAAAAAGAAGCCACTGTAA
- the tmem107 gene encoding transmembrane protein 107 isoform X2, with translation MFTKTRSRENKFIVIATCRRHALGNVICCLLVGVLPSEVAGFITMSAIHSLVPARFLTLTAHLVIVITIFWSRDNNVRACLPLDFSQDEYRSQDTQLVVALSVTLGLFAIELAGFFSGVSMFNSTQSLLSIAAHASASVALLFFLFEQWSCAIYWWIFGFCRLVSLTFYVYVWPSCNAPWFSIPDSPFLSALAAHCSASVCLSFFVFQQWECWTYWFVFTFCR, from the exons ATGTTTACTAAAACAAGATCTCGCGAGAACAAATTCATTGTTATAGCAACGTGTCGGCGTCATGCTCTTGGAAACGTTATATGCTGCTTGCTTGTTGGAGTATTGCC TTCCGAAGTCGCGGGATTTATCACCATGTCGGCAATCCATAGCCTGGTCCCAGCCCGATTCCTCACGCTCACAGCCCACCTGGTCATCGTAATCACCATCTTCTGGTCCAGG GACAACAATGTCCGGGCCTGCCTGCCTCTGGACTTCAGTCAGGATGAATACAGGAGCCAGGACACGCA ATTGGTGGTTGCATTGTCTGTGACCCTTGGCCTGTTTGCCATTGAGTTGGCAGGATTCTTCTCTGGAGTATCTATGTTCAACAGCACCCAGAGCCTTCTCT CCATCGCAGCCCATGCCAGTGCATCTGTTGCACTACTCTTCTTTCTCTTTGAGCAGTGGAGTTGTGCCATCTACTGGTGGATCTTTGGCTTCTGCAGGTTAGTGTCACTCACCTTTTATGTATATGTTTGGCCATCCTGCAATGCACCATGGTTTTCCATCCCTGACTCGCCTTTCCTGTCAGCACTGGCTGCCCACTGCAGCGCCTCCGTGTGCCTGTCTTTCTTCGTCTTTCAGCAGTGGGAGTGCTGGACGTATTGGTTTGTGTTCACCTTCTGCAGGTAG